In the Lepisosteus oculatus isolate fLepOcu1 chromosome 6, fLepOcu1.hap2, whole genome shotgun sequence genome, one interval contains:
- the mplkip gene encoding M-phase-specific PLK1-interacting protein, producing MYRPSFRHPSPTGGMGLRPGVFRSPSPGYDHAGTLQAGMLPPPFWGFANAASPSFSPRPGQFSGKSPQTPPKAFYSNNGNSGGGSNGGRGRFHSPSPGQTQRRGSPRYTPPYKKSPFHPQHSPGQQAGYQGSPRTSTPFGSAHGRERVANDVEKYYRPSMLEDPWASLQPVTVTDTNPKYNTERASNTGRKGRYFS from the exons ATGTACAGACCGAGTTTCCGACACCCTTCTCCAACCGGCGGCATGGGCCTCAGACCCGGGGTGTTCCGCAGCCCCTCTCCAGGATACGATCACGCTGGAACCTTACAGGCCGGCATGTTGCCTCCTCCTTTCTGGGGGTTTGCTAATGCTGCGTCTCCGTCTTTCAGTCCTAGGCCCGGCCAGTTTTCGGGGAAATCTCCCCAGACTCCGCCGAAGGCATTTTATAGCAATAATGGTAACAGCGGAGGGGGATCGAATGGAGGCAGAGGGAGATTTCATAGTCCTTCCCCGGGTCAGACACAGAGGAGAGGGAGCCCTAGGTACACACCTCCCTACAAAAAATCCCCCTTCCACCCTCAGCACAGTCCCGGACAGCAGGCGGGCTATCAG GGTTCACCCAGGACATCCACACCGTTTGGTTCTGCGCATGGCAGGGAGAGGGTGGCTAATGATGTGGAAAAGTATTACAGACCGTCAATGCTTGAGGACCCCTGGGCTAGCCTACAGCCAGTTACTGTCACTGACACAAACCCGAAGTACAACACAGAGAGAGCATCAAACACTGGTAGAAAAGGGAGGTATTTCAGTTAA